From Vulpes vulpes isolate BD-2025 chromosome 7, VulVul3, whole genome shotgun sequence, one genomic window encodes:
- the LOC112911045 gene encoding olfactory receptor 2T27, translated as MELGNYSMYADFVLLGLFSNTRFPWLLFALILLVFVISITSNTIMIILIHMDSHLHTPMYYLLSQLSLMDILYISTIVPKMLVDQIVGQRAISFAGCTSQHFIYLTLAGAEFFLLGLMSYDRYVAICNPLRYPVLMSRKVCLLIVVAAWLGGSIDGFLLTPVTMQFPFCASREINHFFCEVPALLKLSCTDTSTYETAMYVCCIMMLLIPFSVISASYTRILITVYRMNEAEGRRKAVATCSSHMVVVSLFYGAAMYTYVLPHSYHTPEKDKAVSAFYTILTPLLNPLIYSLRNKDVSRALKKTLGKCLSSGSVSTF; from the coding sequence ATGGAGCTGGGCAACTATTCCATGTATGCTGACTTTGTTCTCCTGGGCTTGTTCAGCAACACCCGTTTTCCCTGGCTTCTCTTTGCCCTCATCCTCTTGGTCTTTGTCATCTCCATAACCAGCAACACCATCATGATCATTCTCATCCACATGGactcccacctccacacccccatgtactaCTTGCTCAGCCAGCTCTCCCTTATGGATATCTTGTATATTTCTACCATTGTGCCAAAGATGCTGGTTGACCAGATAGTGGGCCAGAGGGCCATATCCTTTGCAGGATGCACTTCCCAGCACTTCATTTACTTGACCTTGGCAGGGGCTGAGTTTTTCCTCTTAGGATTAATGTCCTATGACCGCTATGTAGCCATCTGCAACCCTCTGCGCTACCCTGTCCTTATGAGTCGAAAGGTCTGCTTGTTAATTGTGGTGGCAGCCTGGCTGGGAGGGTCCATAGATGGCTTCCTGCTCACTCCAGTGACCATGCAGTTCCCTTTCTGTGCCTCTCGAGAAATCAATCACTTCTTCTGTGAGGTCCCTGCTCTTCTGAAGCTCTCCTGTACTGACACATCAACCTATGAAACAGCCATGTATGTCTGCTGCATCATGATGCTCCTCATCCCTTTCTCTGTTATCTCAGCCTCCTATACAAGGATTCTCATCACTGTTTATAGAATGAATGAAGCAGAAGGAAGGCGAAAGGCGGTGGCCACTTGCTCCTCACACATGGTGGTTGTCAGCCTCTTTTATGGTGCTGCCATGTACACCTATGTGTTGCCTCACTCTTACCATACCCCTGAGAAGGACAAGGCTGTATCTGCCTTCTACACTATCCTCACACCCTTGCTCAACCCACTCATCTATAGCCTCAGGAACAAGGATGTTAGCCGGGCTTTAAAGAAAACTCTGGGAAAGTGTTTGTCCTCAGGAAGTGTATCTACCTTCTAA
- the LOC112911031 gene encoding olfactory receptor 2T2: MEAILQNSTDFILLGLITHPAFPGIIFAVVFSIFLVAVTANVVMILLIHVDSRLHTPMYFLLCQLSIMDTVYICITVPKMLQDLLSKEKMISFLGCSLQIFLYLTLIGGEFFLLGLMAYDRYVAVCKPLRYPLLMNRRICLFMVVGSWVGGSLDGFMLTPFTMSFPYCGSREINHFFCEIPAVLKLSCVDTSLYETLMYACCVLMLLISISIISISYTHILLTVHRMNSAEGRHKAFATCSSHIIVVSIFYGAAFYTNVLPHSYHTPEKDKVVSAFYTILTPMLNPLIYSLRNKDVATALRKVLGRCPSSQRIRVVDLSRKY; encoded by the coding sequence ATGGAGGCCATTCTCCAGAACTCCACTGATTTTATCCTTCTGGGCCTTATCACCCATCCTGCATTTCCTGGGATTATCTTTGCAGtggttttctccatttttttggTGGCTGTCACAGCCAATGTGGTCATGATTCTACTCATCCATGTTGACTCTCGCCTCCATACACCCATGTACTTTTTACTTTGCCAGCTTTCCATCATGGACACTGTTTACATTTGCATCACTGTTCCCAAGATGCTTCAAGACCTTCTGTCCAAGGAAAAGATGATCTCCTTCTTGGGATGTTCCCTTCAGATTTTCCTCTACCTGACTCTAATTGGAGGTGAATTTTTCCTGCTAGGCCTCATGGCCTATGACCGGTATGTAGCTGTGTGCAAACCCCTGCGATACCCTCTCCTCATGAACCGCAGAATTTGCTTATTCATGGTGGTGGGTTCCTGGGTTGGTGGGTCCTTAGATGGATTCATGCTGACACCCTTTACTATGAGTTTCCCCTACTGTGGGTCCCGAGAAATCAATCACTTTTTCTGTGAAATCCCAGCAGTACTGAAACTGTCATGTGTTGACACATCACTCTATGAGACTCTGATGTATGCCTGCTGTGTGCTAATGCTGCTCATTTCCATATCCATTATCTCTATTTCCTACACACACATCCTACTCACTGTCCATCGAATGAACTCTGCTGAGGGCCGGCATAAAGCCTTTGCTACCTGTTCTTCCCACATTATAGTGGTGAGCATTTTCTATGGAGCAGCCTTCTACACTAATGTGCTGCCCCATTCCTACCACACACCAGAGAAAGACAAGGTTGTATCCGCCTTCTATACCATCCTCACCCCAATGCTCAACCCACTCATCTACAGCTTGAGAAACAAAGATGTGGCCACAGCTCTAAGAAAAGTGCTGGGGAGATGCCCCTCTTCTCAGAGAATAAGAGTGGTGGATTTGTCCAGGAAATACTAG